The genomic DNA CTCGGTGGCGGTGGCGCTCCTGGGTTTGGTCGGTGGTTTCGCGACGCCGCTGCTGTTGTCGACGGGCAGTGATCGCCCCGTCGCGCTCTTTGCTTACCTGCTGGTGCTCGACGTCGCGCTGCTCTCGGTCGCACGCCATCGCCGCTGGCCTGCGCTCGCGCTGTTCAGCTTGCTTGGCACCGCGCTCTATCAAGCGCTGTGGATCGGGGGTCGGATGGAAGCAGACCGGCTCGGGCTGGGGATCGGGATCCTGCTCGTGTTCGCCGGGCTGTTCGCCTTCGCCACGCGGCGTCGAGACGAGGAGGAGAGTGTGGTGCTGCGCCTGACGCGCCTGGCCACCCTGCTCCTGCCGTTCTTGTTCGCGCTCTACTTCGGTTTGAACGCCGAGCTGTCCCAGCACTTTCTCTTGCCCGGTGCCTACCTCGGTCTGATCGTGCTCGGTGCGGCCTGGTATCCTGCGCCGTCCGAGGCGCGCGCTGTCGGCCTCGGCGCTGTTGCAGCGGCCCTGGGTGCGCTGTGCGCGTGGCTCGCCACGCATGCACCAACGCTGGCAACGGCGTGGGAGGTGATGGGTGTGGTGAGCGTGCTCGCGGTCGCGCTCCTGGGGCTCGCGGAGCGTGAAGCCGAGAAGGGCTCACCGCTGGCTCTCGTCTGGACACTCGGCGCGCTCGCTGCGACGGCCATCTGGGCGGTAGCGAGCCCGGCGATCGCCGCCTGGCCCTGGCTGGTTGGTTTCTCCAGCCTCAGCTTGCTTGCGCTGCGACTCTCCGCGAGGCAAAAGCGCGAGGGCTTCGCCACGGTGTCTCTGGCTGCCCTGGGCGCCGCGGTTGGGCTGTTGACGGCGACGCACGCAGCGGAGCCTGGCTTCACTACCCCGCCGCTCATGCTTTTCAGCGTGCTCGGTCTCGGCGCAGGTGTGTGTGCGGTCGTGCTCCTGCGTTCGACCGACCGCGGTCGGCGCTTCACGGCCCACGGAGCCGCGCTCTCGATTGCGTTGATGCTCGTCGGCTACGGCTCGACGTCGCGTGAGCTCGGTCTGCGTCCGACCGAGCTCTTCGCCGGCACGCTCGTGCTCGGGCTGTTGATTTGTATTGCGTCGTTGCGCTCGAGGACGAGCCTCTGGTTCCTGTCTGCGGTGCTCGGCACTGCGCTGATCCAGACGCGCTTCGCCTGGCAGCTCGACGCGGCGCCCGCTGCACTTCGGAGCTCCGTGCTCGGCCTGCAGGTCCTGTCGGTATTTGCCTTCGGCGGCTGGGCGCTGCTCCTGCCGAAGGAGCTGAAAAACACCGGCACCACCTGGCGAACCGCCGCCCTGATCGGTCCGGCGTTCTTCTTCCCGCTGCGCCACCTCTACGTCGGGCTCCTCGGCGACGCTGCCATCGCCATCGTCCCGATCAGCCTCGCGGTCTTCAGCCTTCTCCTCAGCCTCGCGGTGAGTCATGCCGGGCCGACCGAGTCGAAGGTGCGAAGGACTGCACGTGTCTGGCTCGGCGCCGCGACGCTCGCGTTCGTGACCGCCGCCATCCCGCTGCAGCTGAAGAACGAGTGGGTCACGATTGCCTGGGCGCTCCAGGGTGCGCTGACGCTGGCCCTCTGGCGGCGCATCGACCACCTGGGGCTCAAGTATTTCTCCCTGGCGCTGCTCGGCGCCGCCACGCTCCGGTTGATCGCGAACCCGGCGGTCCTCGAGTACCATGCACGCGGGCCCGTGCCGGTGTTTGGCTGGCTCTCGTACACCTATCTGGTGCCGGCCCTGGCCATGCTCGGCGCGTGGTGGCTGGTGCGCGATCTCGAGGTCGTGCGTCTGCGCGAGGCCGAGCGTTTCATTCCCGGGCGCATGCAACCTCTGGTCGCGCGCCTCGCGGTGACGTTCGCCATCGCCATCGGCTTCGTGTGGCTCAACCTCACCATCATCGATCTGTTTGCCACCGGGCCGACCCTGCGCGTTGCGCTCGAGCATCGGCCTGCACGTGACCTCACGCTGTCGGTCGCCTGGGCGGTCTATGCGCTGGCGCTGCTTGCGCTCGGCGTGTGGCGCGCGAACCTGGGCCTGCGCGCGCTGAGCCTGGCGCTCTTGCTCGTCACCTGCGCGAAGGTCTTCTTGTACGACCTGTCGCACCTCGCCGACCTGTACCGAGTGGCCTCGCTGGTAGGCCTGGCGTTCTCACTCATCGTGGTCTCGCTGTCTTATCAGCGCTTCGTTTTCCGCAACCGAGATTGGGGACTGCATGCGACGTGAAATTGCGATTTTCTGCGGACTCTTCGCGGTGCTTTCGGCGGGCGTGGCCCAGGCACAGGGGAGCGAGGAGCTGGTGCGGCTCTTTCCTCGCGAAGCCGTGATCACACCGGCGGCGCCACTCGGCCTCGCGCGTCTCCTCTTGCCCAGCGACGTGCTCGGAGCGACCGCGTCCGACCTGAGCGACGTGCGCGTCTTCGACGCGGCGGGGCGAGAGGTGCCGTTCTTGATCGATAGCGCGGCGCGACCGGTGCTGCCGACCTCGGCGCGTGTCCACGATCAGCGGCTCGAGCCCGTCAACGTCAGTCGTGACAGCCGCGCGCGCCCCGGACTCGCGAACGTTTCTACGGAGGTCTACCGCGTGCCGATGCCGCATGCCTTGCCGGCGTCGCAAGCCTACGAGCTCGTGCTCGAGAGCTCACAGCCGGAGTTCGTGCGTACGCTGGTCGTACGCGATGCCAGCTCGACGTCCGTCACACCGCTCCTTGCCAGCGGCTCCGTGTTTCGCCTCGAGCACCCCCGACGCGAACGGCGAACTCTGGCGCTGCCGGCGAACCTGCCCGCGAACCTCGAGGTCAGCATCGAGGGAGAGGGGGAGTACCTGTCGCCGACCTTTGCCCTGCGTTCGCGCGAACCCAGGGCACCGGAGCGCCGGCTCAGCATCGCGCTCGTGGAGATCGCGCGCCAGACCTCCGGAGGACACACGCGCGTCGAGCTGGCGCGTCCCCGGGGAGTGGTGCCGGACCGCTTGCGGCTCGTCTCTCGCTCCCGGACCTTTCACCGAGCCGTGACCGTTCGCGATGCTGGCCCCGGCGGTGAGGATCGGCTCTTGGGGGAGGGCAGCTTCATTCGTGCCGAGAGCGTGCCGGACGCCGGCGACGACGAGATCAGGCTCGACACTGCGCCGCGCAGCGATCGCATCGCGCTGAGCATCGATGACGGCGAGAGCCCGCCGCTCGAGGAGCTTTCGTTCGAGGCCGTAGTGAGCCAGCCCATGCTGGTATTCGCGGCCGACAAGGGTGTTTTGCTGCGGTTCGGGGGTGGGCGCGCGGCGCCGAGTGCTTACGACGTGCAGCGCTTCGAGGGCTCCGCGCTCGGGCAGGCGGTGATCGAGCGGGCAGCGACGGAAGCGGTGCTCGGCGACCGCCGCGACAACCCGCTGTTCGATCCGAAACCTGCGCTC from Myxococcales bacterium includes the following:
- a CDS encoding DUF2339 domain-containing protein, yielding MESLILLLFTVVVLLFISGPAALVWCFSLKRDNDRLRAELVHLSEHVRSVAMPGTQRAPAADAPASATEDDLAARRESAREALRTIHGAAPPPAADAAAPDVAPAASEVTSASAPPSAATSEVAAASAVAAPSDVASAPPPPPFVPPSPAPGLGAPEPARPGLEQWIGVRGAAALGAIVLVIAGLYFFRYSIEKGLITPALRVALGTLLGTGCLVLSETTLRRRFQPLSHWIAGAGIALLYLSFWAAAALYGLVSVPLASVLMILVTATSCLLAVKRRSVAVALLGLVGGFATPLLLSTGSDRPVALFAYLLVLDVALLSVARHRRWPALALFSLLGTALYQALWIGGRMEADRLGLGIGILLVFAGLFAFATRRRDEEESVVLRLTRLATLLLPFLFALYFGLNAELSQHFLLPGAYLGLIVLGAAWYPAPSEARAVGLGAVAAALGALCAWLATHAPTLATAWEVMGVVSVLAVALLGLAEREAEKGSPLALVWTLGALAATAIWAVASPAIAAWPWLVGFSSLSLLALRLSARQKREGFATVSLAALGAAVGLLTATHAAEPGFTTPPLMLFSVLGLGAGVCAVVLLRSTDRGRRFTAHGAALSIALMLVGYGSTSRELGLRPTELFAGTLVLGLLICIASLRSRTSLWFLSAVLGTALIQTRFAWQLDAAPAALRSSVLGLQVLSVFAFGGWALLLPKELKNTGTTWRTAALIGPAFFFPLRHLYVGLLGDAAIAIVPISLAVFSLLLSLAVSHAGPTESKVRRTARVWLGAATLAFVTAAIPLQLKNEWVTIAWALQGALTLALWRRIDHLGLKYFSLALLGAATLRLIANPAVLEYHARGPVPVFGWLSYTYLVPALAMLGAWWLVRDLEVVRLREAERFIPGRMQPLVARLAVTFAIAIGFVWLNLTIIDLFATGPTLRVALEHRPARDLTLSVAWAVYALALLALGVWRANLGLRALSLALLLVTCAKVFLYDLSHLADLYRVASLVGLAFSLIVVSLSYQRFVFRNRDWGLHAT